Proteins encoded in a region of the Corynebacterium breve genome:
- a CDS encoding NAD(+) diphosphatase codes for MPRILLIDDRGRFPLDQQGRPLYIADAKGEGLGAAIRVTDEVYAVRVPRHVVKHVAVRGVSTAHRFATDRVVAHAVALLNNREQYLYDPRDGSRVTFDAHGFVSRGARDLPIFPRLDAAVIGVVENPSRDAILLGMNRHRPGFFSCIAGYVEHGEDLEEAFYREVLEETGRRVHSITYAGSQPWAPSSTLMVGFFAQTEDDTPVRETDEELAEVIWATRNDLGGLKLPMPSSLARTLIEQWASGNYEIRSEK; via the coding sequence ATGCCACGCATCTTGCTTATCGACGATCGCGGACGCTTCCCGCTAGACCAGCAGGGCAGGCCGCTTTATATCGCCGATGCCAAAGGCGAAGGCCTGGGTGCTGCGATTCGGGTAACCGATGAGGTGTACGCGGTGCGGGTGCCACGTCACGTCGTAAAGCATGTTGCTGTGCGGGGAGTGTCCACGGCCCACAGGTTTGCCACTGATCGCGTGGTCGCACATGCCGTCGCATTGCTGAATAATCGCGAGCAATACCTGTACGACCCGCGCGACGGCTCGCGTGTGACATTCGATGCCCACGGATTCGTGTCTCGGGGTGCACGAGACCTCCCCATCTTTCCGCGCTTGGACGCAGCGGTCATCGGCGTGGTGGAGAATCCTTCGCGCGATGCAATCCTGTTGGGTATGAATCGGCACCGGCCAGGATTCTTTTCCTGCATCGCGGGCTACGTGGAACACGGGGAAGACCTCGAGGAGGCGTTTTACCGTGAGGTATTGGAAGAAACAGGCCGACGCGTGCACAGCATCACCTATGCTGGTTCGCAGCCATGGGCTCCTTCGTCGACACTCATGGTCGGGTTCTTTGCGCAGACCGAAGATGACACCCCAGTGAGAGAAACGGACGAAGAGCTGGCCGAGGTCATCTGGGCTACGCGAAATGATTTGGGTGGATTGAAACTGCCCATGCCGAGCTCATTGGCGCGAACCTTGATCGAACAATGGGCGAGTGGCAATTATGAGATTCGGAGTGAAAAATAA
- a CDS encoding ATP-dependent DNA helicase UvrD2, which yields MINLDDLDEDQRIAATAPRGPVCILAGAGTGKTRTITYRIAHLIDQGMATPARTLAVTFTTRAAGEMRDRLRDMGIGGVQARTFHSAAMRQLRYFWPQIAGDLPWKMIDNKFSLVGRAARNAGLPADRDQVRDLLSEIEWAKASLISADGYAEKIAQHHRTPPADEAKVAQVYRDYESLKSSSEGMLLDFEDLLLHVAGALENAPSVAQEFRSQYRTFVVDEYQDVTPLQQRVLEAWLGDRDDLTVVGDANQTIYSFTGATPDYLLNFSRTYDNATVVKLQRDYRSTPEITDLANSVISKATGRVAGTRLELIGMRDNGPQPTFTAYDDEPTEAREVAGKVLSLINSGVSAREIAILYRVNAQSAAFEQALSDVGVVYQVRGGEGFFTRPEIREATNALIAATRSHLASENPVDVARQVFAPLGLTPTEPQGAQARERWQSLGALVDLIEEIVRSGEAETLTEVLLSLKRRADAKHPPNVDSVTLASLHAAKGLEWDAVFLTGLVENTLPISHAIKAGHEHIEEERRLFYVGVTRAREHLHLSWALARQEGGHKSRKRSRFLDGIVPELDVEKTPERLRRSKRCRVCGLGLNSPAEKSLGRHEDCEPGFNEDVFFALKEWRLDQSRLHNMKAFMIFTDATLMSIAEAMPRDHAEMLDISGVGPSKVDSYGDGVLSVLSQFR from the coding sequence GTGATCAACCTCGATGATCTTGACGAGGACCAAAGGATTGCAGCGACCGCCCCACGTGGGCCAGTATGCATTTTGGCTGGCGCAGGAACGGGCAAAACCCGCACAATTACCTACCGCATCGCGCATCTGATCGACCAAGGCATGGCCACGCCCGCACGAACACTAGCGGTCACCTTCACCACCCGTGCTGCAGGCGAGATGCGCGATCGGCTGCGCGACATGGGGATCGGAGGAGTGCAGGCCCGTACGTTCCACTCTGCGGCGATGCGCCAGTTGCGCTACTTCTGGCCACAGATCGCAGGGGACCTACCGTGGAAGATGATCGACAACAAGTTCTCCCTCGTTGGGCGCGCGGCCCGCAACGCCGGACTGCCCGCCGACCGTGACCAAGTGCGCGACTTGCTCTCAGAGATTGAGTGGGCAAAGGCATCGCTCATTAGCGCCGATGGGTATGCAGAGAAGATTGCACAACACCACCGCACCCCTCCAGCCGACGAGGCGAAGGTTGCCCAGGTATACCGCGACTACGAATCTTTGAAGTCCAGTTCTGAGGGGATGCTCCTGGACTTCGAAGATCTACTTTTGCACGTCGCGGGTGCCCTAGAAAACGCGCCTAGCGTGGCGCAGGAATTTCGCAGCCAGTACCGCACTTTTGTCGTCGACGAATACCAAGACGTCACGCCCCTGCAACAGCGTGTATTAGAAGCATGGCTCGGCGACCGCGACGACCTCACAGTGGTTGGAGACGCAAACCAAACGATTTATTCTTTTACCGGCGCCACACCGGATTACCTGCTGAACTTCTCGCGCACGTACGACAACGCCACGGTGGTCAAGCTTCAACGAGACTACCGATCCACCCCGGAAATCACGGATTTGGCCAACAGCGTCATCAGCAAAGCCACTGGCAGAGTCGCAGGCACCAGGCTCGAACTGATCGGAATGCGCGATAATGGTCCGCAGCCTACTTTCACCGCCTACGACGACGAGCCAACCGAAGCCCGCGAGGTTGCCGGCAAAGTCCTTTCGTTGATCAATTCCGGCGTGTCAGCTCGCGAGATCGCCATCCTGTACCGTGTGAACGCGCAGTCGGCTGCGTTCGAGCAAGCACTTTCGGACGTCGGCGTTGTCTATCAAGTTCGCGGCGGCGAGGGTTTCTTTACGCGACCGGAGATTCGTGAAGCCACCAACGCGCTCATTGCGGCAACGCGTTCGCACTTAGCCTCGGAAAATCCGGTGGATGTCGCCCGTCAAGTGTTCGCGCCCCTTGGTCTGACTCCGACCGAGCCCCAGGGCGCGCAAGCTCGCGAGCGGTGGCAGTCGTTGGGTGCACTGGTCGACCTCATCGAAGAGATTGTCCGCTCGGGCGAGGCCGAAACGCTCACCGAGGTCCTACTGTCCCTGAAACGCAGGGCCGACGCAAAGCATCCGCCGAACGTCGATAGCGTGACACTCGCTAGCCTGCACGCCGCCAAGGGCCTTGAATGGGACGCGGTCTTCCTCACCGGTTTGGTAGAGAACACACTGCCCATCAGCCACGCGATCAAGGCCGGGCACGAGCACATCGAGGAAGAGCGCCGCCTGTTTTATGTGGGTGTCACTCGTGCGCGCGAGCACCTGCACCTTTCGTGGGCGCTGGCACGGCAGGAAGGTGGGCACAAGTCTCGCAAGCGTTCGCGCTTTCTCGACGGGATCGTGCCCGAGCTGGATGTGGAAAAGACTCCGGAGCGACTGCGACGGTCCAAACGGTGTCGCGTGTGCGGTCTCGGGCTGAATTCGCCGGCGGAGAAAAGCCTCGGCCGCCACGAGGATTGTGAACCCGGTTTCAACGAAGACGTCTTCTTCGCGCTGAAGGAATGGCGCCTCGATCAATCCCGCCTGCACAACATGAAAGCGTTCATGATCTTCACCGACGCCACCTTGATGTCCATCGCCGAAGCCATGCCACGCGACCATGCCGAGATGCTCGATATCTCCGGTGTGGGCCCGTCCAAGGTAGACAGTTACGGCGACGGGGTGCTTAGCGTCCTGAGCCAGTTTCGCTAG